A stretch of Desulfitobacterium dichloroeliminans LMG P-21439 DNA encodes these proteins:
- a CDS encoding RNA methyltransferase, giving the protein MGDLYIALIHAPVYNKNMETIATSITNLDIHDIARSSTTYGVKRYYIVHPAQAQQALAQRIMGYWQEGFGAEYNPNRQEAFSRVKLLSELAEVEEEIYQEQGLKPLRIATDARRYPNTLDYAAVRAKIEEGEEPLLLLFGTGWGLHKDVMASCDIILEPIYGPGEWNHLSVRSAAAIILDRLRGH; this is encoded by the coding sequence ATGGGCGACTTATATATCGCTTTAATTCATGCACCTGTATACAATAAGAACATGGAAACGATCGCAACCTCGATTACGAACTTGGATATTCACGATATCGCTCGGAGTTCGACTACCTACGGGGTTAAGCGTTACTATATCGTTCATCCTGCACAAGCCCAACAAGCATTAGCCCAGCGAATTATGGGTTACTGGCAGGAGGGTTTTGGTGCGGAATACAATCCCAATCGCCAGGAAGCCTTCTCCCGGGTCAAGTTACTTAGTGAGCTTGCTGAGGTTGAGGAAGAAATTTATCAAGAGCAAGGGCTTAAGCCCCTGAGGATTGCCACGGATGCCCGAAGGTATCCCAATACCTTAGATTATGCGGCGGTTCGCGCTAAAATCGAAGAGGGTGAGGAGCCATTGCTTTTGCTCTTCGGAACAGGATGGGGGCTGCACAAAGACGTCATGGCAAGCTGTGATATCATTTTGGAGCCGATTTATGGTCCGGGAGAATGGAATCATCTTTCGGTTCGTTCGGCAGCAGCGATTATTTTAGATCGCTTAAGAGGACATTAG
- the trmD gene encoding tRNA (guanosine(37)-N1)-methyltransferase TrmD: MMQFTILTLFPEMFAPLQESILKRAQAANLMGVKLINFRDYALSKHKNVDDVPYGGGAGMVLKPEPIYAAIQDLPSPRGQRRVILLTPQGEVFQQRKAKEWSKLDELVFICGHYEGFDERIRGLADEEVSLGDFVLTGGELAAMVMIDSVARLLPGVLGEKASAEEDSHSEGLLEYPQYTRPPVFNGLAVPEVLLSGHHRHIEGWRRKESLRRTFLKRPDLFLHTEFQGSDYTLLEELCQEIPNLAAERFRWQHLKPKPKRSRIKPQAPLND, from the coding sequence ATGATGCAGTTTACTATTCTGACCCTTTTTCCAGAAATGTTTGCACCCTTACAGGAGAGTATCCTGAAGCGTGCCCAGGCGGCCAACCTAATGGGTGTTAAGCTGATTAATTTTCGCGATTATGCTCTCAGTAAGCATAAGAATGTGGATGATGTGCCATATGGTGGCGGAGCAGGAATGGTCCTCAAGCCTGAACCTATCTACGCTGCGATACAGGATTTGCCTTCCCCCCGGGGACAGAGGCGGGTTATTTTGCTTACTCCTCAGGGTGAAGTCTTTCAGCAACGGAAGGCTAAAGAATGGAGTAAACTTGATGAGCTGGTCTTTATTTGCGGGCACTATGAAGGATTTGATGAGCGTATTCGCGGCCTTGCTGATGAAGAGGTATCCTTAGGAGACTTTGTCCTTACAGGTGGAGAGCTGGCGGCCATGGTGATGATCGATTCTGTGGCCCGTTTATTGCCTGGAGTGTTGGGAGAAAAAGCATCTGCAGAGGAAGATAGTCACAGTGAAGGGCTTTTGGAGTACCCTCAGTATACTCGCCCACCGGTTTTTAACGGATTAGCGGTTCCGGAGGTTCTTTTGTCTGGACATCATCGTCATATTGAGGGGTGGCGACGCAAGGAATCTTTAAGACGTACTTTTTTAAAGCGTCCCGATTTATTCCTACATACCGAGTTCCAAGGGAGTGACTACACTCTTCTCGAGGAATTGTGCCAAGAAATTCCTAACCTCGCAGCGGAACGATTCCGCTGGCAACACCTTAAGCCAAAGCCGAAAAGGTCGAGAATAAAACCTCAGGCTCCGTTGAACGATTAG
- the rimM gene encoding ribosome maturation factor RimM (Essential for efficient processing of 16S rRNA) produces MDKVLIGEVIKPHGVQGEIKVHPLTGNPKRFKKLQEVILVRNQLQRRLKVLNAKVQESEIYLTLEGVNSRDEADKLRGWAIKVDRSEVPPLEEGWYYFELEGMQVYEGETLLGTLTRVIETGANDVYLVKGNEREVCVPALKTVVKRVDVPGRRMEVELPLGLLDGEE; encoded by the coding sequence ATGGACAAGGTTCTAATCGGTGAAGTCATTAAGCCCCACGGTGTGCAGGGCGAAATAAAGGTGCATCCCCTTACGGGTAATCCCAAGCGCTTTAAAAAGCTTCAGGAAGTCATACTCGTGCGGAATCAGCTGCAACGCCGTTTGAAGGTGCTGAATGCTAAGGTTCAAGAATCTGAGATATACCTGACTTTAGAAGGAGTAAATTCTAGGGACGAGGCCGATAAATTACGGGGCTGGGCAATTAAGGTGGATCGCTCGGAGGTACCGCCTCTTGAAGAAGGCTGGTATTACTTTGAACTTGAGGGTATGCAGGTATATGAGGGTGAGACTTTATTGGGGACTTTGACTCGAGTGATTGAGACGGGCGCCAATGATGTTTACCTTGTGAAGGGAAATGAGAGGGAAGTCTGCGTGCCGGCTCTGAAGACTGTGGTGAAGCGTGTTGATGTACCCGGCCGACGGATGGAAGTGGAGCTACCCCTTGGACTGCTGGATGGAGAAGAGTAA
- a CDS encoding KH domain-containing protein has protein sequence MKELVEVLAKALVDHPDQVLVAQSETERSVHLQLTVAAEDMGKVIGKQGRIANAIRTLVKAAAVKDGRRVHVDIDQ, from the coding sequence GTGAAGGAACTCGTTGAAGTGCTGGCAAAAGCTTTGGTCGATCACCCGGATCAAGTACTTGTAGCTCAATCCGAAACGGAGAGATCCGTTCATCTGCAACTCACTGTAGCGGCGGAGGATATGGGCAAAGTCATTGGTAAACAGGGTAGAATCGCTAACGCAATTCGCACGTTAGTTAAAGCTGCTGCGGTCAAAGATGGGCGCAGAGTGCATGTTGACATTGATCAGTGA
- the rpsP gene encoding 30S ribosomal protein S16 → MATKIRLRRLGAKKNPFYRLIVADSDSPRDGRFIEEIGYYDPTKQPAVLNIDEEKALKWLATGAQPSDTAKSLLRKAGVLAKYHESKK, encoded by the coding sequence ATGGCAACAAAAATTCGTCTTCGCCGCTTAGGTGCCAAGAAGAATCCCTTCTATCGCTTAATCGTTGCGGATTCCGATTCGCCACGCGATGGTCGTTTTATCGAAGAGATCGGTTACTACGATCCTACGAAACAACCAGCAGTCTTGAACATTGATGAGGAAAAAGCATTGAAATGGTTAGCAACTGGTGCTCAACCTTCAGATACAGCGAAGTCTTTGCTTCGCAAAGCTGGAGTTTTGGCTAAGTACCATGAGTCCAAGAAGTAA
- the ffh gene encoding signal recognition particle protein: MFQGLSEKLQETFKRLKSKGKLTEADVNEAMREVRMALLEADVNFKVVKDFVAKVKERSIGQEVLESLSPGQQVIKIVNEEMVALMGGVSSKINISSKPPTVIMLVGLQGAGKTTHGAKLANMLKKQGKHPLLVACDIYRPAAIKQLEVLGDQIKVPVFSLGQENPVKIALASLEHALSQGLDVVIIDTAGRLHINEELMGELKDIKAAVKPHEILLVVDAMTGQDAVNVAESFHGDLGIDGIIMTKLDGDTRGGAALSVKAVTGCPIKFAGIGEKLDAIEPFFPDRMASRILGMGDVLTLIEKAQEAFDEKQAREMEQKLRKQEFTLDDFLDQMQQIKKMGPLGSLLEMIPGAGKQLKDAQIDEKDMSHVEAIIHSMTQEERRKPALIKDSRKRRIAKGSGTSVQEVGRLLKQFEQMQKMMKQFAGAPGMGMMGKGKKGKKGKKLGLPFPFK, encoded by the coding sequence ATGTTTCAAGGTCTAAGTGAAAAATTGCAAGAAACCTTTAAACGCTTAAAAAGCAAAGGCAAACTCACAGAAGCGGATGTCAATGAAGCGATGCGCGAAGTTCGCATGGCTTTATTGGAAGCTGATGTGAACTTTAAAGTTGTTAAGGATTTTGTCGCTAAAGTCAAGGAGCGTTCGATCGGTCAAGAGGTTCTTGAATCCCTCTCTCCTGGGCAACAGGTGATTAAGATTGTTAACGAGGAAATGGTTGCCTTAATGGGCGGCGTTTCCAGTAAAATAAATATTTCCTCAAAGCCACCGACGGTCATTATGTTGGTGGGCTTGCAAGGGGCCGGTAAAACAACTCATGGAGCTAAGCTCGCCAATATGTTGAAAAAGCAGGGCAAGCATCCCCTCCTGGTCGCCTGTGATATCTATCGTCCTGCGGCAATCAAGCAGCTCGAGGTTTTAGGGGACCAAATCAAGGTCCCGGTGTTTTCATTAGGGCAGGAAAATCCGGTAAAGATCGCTTTGGCCAGCCTAGAGCATGCTCTTAGTCAAGGCTTAGATGTGGTCATTATTGATACGGCAGGACGTCTGCACATCAATGAAGAATTGATGGGGGAGCTCAAGGATATCAAAGCCGCTGTTAAGCCTCATGAAATCCTGCTGGTCGTGGATGCCATGACAGGGCAAGATGCAGTGAATGTGGCAGAAAGCTTCCATGGTGATCTCGGGATTGACGGAATCATTATGACCAAGCTTGATGGCGATACCCGAGGTGGGGCTGCTCTCTCTGTTAAAGCCGTCACCGGCTGTCCCATTAAGTTTGCCGGCATAGGGGAGAAGCTGGACGCTATAGAGCCGTTTTTTCCGGACCGGATGGCCTCCCGTATTTTGGGAATGGGCGATGTCCTAACCCTGATTGAAAAGGCTCAAGAAGCTTTCGATGAAAAGCAGGCTCGGGAGATGGAGCAAAAACTTCGCAAGCAGGAATTCACTCTCGATGATTTCCTCGATCAGATGCAGCAGATTAAAAAAATGGGGCCCTTAGGCTCGCTGCTCGAAATGATTCCCGGTGCCGGGAAACAACTGAAAGATGCCCAGATCGATGAAAAAGATATGTCCCATGTGGAAGCGATCATTCATTCCATGACCCAGGAGGAACGCAGAAAGCCAGCCTTGATTAAAGATTCAAGAAAGCGCCGCATTGCCAAAGGAAGCGGTACCAGCGTTCAAGAAGTGGGTCGGTTGCTTAAACAATTTGAGCAGATGCAAAAAATGATGAAGCAATTTGCGGGTGCGCCGGGTATGGGCATGATGGGTAAAGGTAAAAAGGGTAAAAAAGGCAAGAAATTAGGTTTGCCGTTCCCCTTTAAATAA
- the ylxM gene encoding YlxM family DNA-binding protein, translating to MERFAKMALLADFYGPLLTSKQGRIWDLHYEQDFSLVEIAESENISRQAVYDLLKRTEKILHGYEDKLGLVRRFVVEHNKLSEVHQLMQEFEEKDFANGNAWERHQSIKQKIDEIYRDIEAS from the coding sequence GTGGAAAGATTTGCAAAAATGGCATTGCTGGCAGATTTTTATGGGCCGCTGTTGACTTCTAAGCAAGGGAGGATATGGGACCTCCACTATGAGCAGGATTTCTCCTTAGTAGAAATAGCTGAATCAGAGAATATCAGTCGGCAAGCAGTTTACGATTTGCTTAAAAGAACAGAAAAAATCTTACATGGATATGAGGATAAGCTGGGACTCGTACGCCGTTTTGTGGTCGAGCACAATAAGTTATCCGAAGTCCATCAATTGATGCAGGAATTCGAAGAAAAGGATTTTGCCAACGGAAATGCCTGGGAACGTCATCAATCCATCAAGCAGAAGATTGATGAAATCTATCGGGATATTGAAGCTTCCTAG